Proteins from one Fusobacterium sp. SYSU M8D902 genomic window:
- a CDS encoding GntR family transcriptional regulator: MKIYENIVGKTNADFVYKNLKRNILELNLLPGAEIKEQELSAIFNVSRTPIREALLLLKHDGLIKTLPQSGTFVKKIDKDKFEIGQILRICVEVKMIQLACSNFPQEYLDRLKENIEKQKFIYHTTKNAEEYHKLDVDFHRIIFTGVGFTELYKITSKEFYDYLRVRKLNSSNKIKDDYILKSHEQIYEIIKNRRPELAQEALDQHFVRLKKKLPLLIEEYPEYFK; this comes from the coding sequence ATGAAAATATATGAAAATATAGTAGGAAAAACAAATGCTGACTTTGTTTATAAGAATTTAAAAAGGAATATTTTAGAATTAAACTTATTACCAGGTGCGGAGATTAAAGAGCAAGAACTTTCAGCAATTTTTAATGTTAGCCGTACCCCTATAAGGGAGGCTCTTCTTCTATTAAAACATGATGGTCTAATAAAAACACTCCCTCAGAGTGGTACTTTTGTAAAGAAGATAGATAAAGATAAATTTGAAATTGGACAAATTTTAAGAATTTGTGTTGAAGTAAAAATGATACAATTAGCTTGTAGTAACTTTCCACAAGAGTATTTAGATAGATTAAAGGAAAATATAGAAAAGCAAAAGTTTATTTATCACACAACCAAAAATGCTGAAGAATATCACAAATTGGATGTTGATTTTCATAGAATTATATTTACAGGAGTGGGTTTTACTGAGCTTTATAAAATAACTTCTAAAGAGTTTTATGACTATCTTAGAGTTAGAAAACTAAACTCTTCTAACAAAATTAAAGATGATTATATTTTAAAAAGTCATGAACAAATATATGAAATAATAAAAAATAGAAGACCTGAACTAGCTCAAGAAGCTTTAGATCAACACTTCGTTAGATTGAAAAAAAAGCTCCCTCTACTTATTGAGGAATACCCTGAGTATTTTAAATAA